The Aphelocoma coerulescens isolate FSJ_1873_10779 unplaced genomic scaffold, UR_Acoe_1.0 HiC_scaffold_384, whole genome shotgun sequence genome segment ggaCCACAAAatcctccccgggaccccccaaaatcccccccaggacccccaaaatcctcccaaggACCCCTCAAAATCCTCGCCCAGGATccaccaaatccccccaggaccccccaaaatcctcccaggacccccaaaatccccccaggaccccccaaaatcctcccccaggatcccccaaaatccatcaggaccccccaaattcccctcccaggatcccccaaaatccctccgggaccccccaaaatccaccccaggaccccccaaaattcatcaGGATccaccaaatcccccccagaaccccccaaaatcctcccaggacccccaaaatccaccccaggaccccccaaaatccatcaggaccccctaaaatcccccccgggaccccccaaaatccaccccaggaccccccaaaatccatcaggATccaccaaatcccccccagaaccccccaaaatcccccccgggaccccccaaaatctaccccaggaccccccaaaactccgAGTCCCGCCGAGGTCTGAAGGCCACCGCGGTGTCCCTTtatttgggggtgtccccaaagggggggggtgtccccgaggtgtccccacggtgtccccgaggtgtccctgaggtgtccccaaggtccagggggtgtccccggggtgtccccaggctgtcctggggtgtccccagggtgtccccggggtgccccacgatgtccccaaggtccagggggtgtccccagggtgtcctggggtgtccccagagtgtccccaaggtccagggggtgtccccagggtgtcctggggtgtccccagggtgtccccggggtgcccagggtgtccccaaggtccagggggtgtccccggggtgtccccggggtgtccccacgatgtccccaaggtccagggggtgtccccagggtgccctggggtgtccccaaggtccagggggtgtccccagggtgtcccacagtgtccccaggctgtcctggggtgtccccagggtgtccccagggtgtccccacgATGTCCCCGAGCTCCGGGGGGCGTCTCCAGCGATGTCCCCGAGGTGTCGCGCCCCAGTGAAGTCCCATTGTCCCAGCTTTGCCTGTCCCGGGGCCACCCCAGCAACGTCCCACGGTGTCCCCGAGGGATCCCACGGTGTCCCCAAAGCTCACAGGGGTGTCCCACGGTGTCCCCGAGGAGTCCCACGGTGTCCCTGAGGGgtcccacggtgtccccaaggCTCACAGGGGTGTCCCACGGTGTCCCTGAGGGGTCCCCAAGGCTCACGGGAGTCTTCCACGGTGTCCCCGAGGtgttcccaggtgtcccagggtgtcccacgATGTCCCCAAAGCTCACAGGGGTGTCCCACggtgtccccgaggtgtccccaaggCTCATAGGGGTGTCCCACGGTGTCCCTGAAGTGTCCCTGAGGTCCCCAAGGCTCCCGGGGGTGTCCCACGAtgtccccgaggtgtccccagggtgtcccacgATGTCCCCAAAGTCGCCCACGATGTCCCCAAGACTCACACGGGTATCCCACGATGTCCCTGAGGCGTCCCCTTGCTGCCTCCGATGTCCCAAAGGCTCACAGGGGTGTCCCACggtgtccccgaggtgtccccaaggCTCACAGGGGTGTCCCACAgtgtccccgaggtgtccccgatgtccccaaggcTCATGGGGGTGTCCCGAGGTGTCCCACGGTGTCCCCGAGATGCCTCCAGGTCTCCCCTTGGTGTCTCCGATGTCCCCAAGGCTCCCGGGGGTGTCCCACGAtgtccccgaggtgtccccggctgtccccgatgtcctcagctgctctcaggcgtccccaaggtgtccctgtggtatccccgatgtccccaggtgtccccaatgtccccaggtgctctcaggtgtccccaatgtcccctcagtgtccccattgtcccctcgctgtccccactgtccccagtgtccccagtgtccccgctgtcccccctcACTGGTCAGTGGTCACTGCTCCAGCACGAGCTCGCAGGCTCGGCCCAGCTCGCCCAgcacctgtccccaggtgtccccattgtccccactgtccccagtgtcccccctcaCTGGTCAGTGGTCACTGCTCCAGCACGAGCTCGCAGGCTCGGCCCAGCTCGCCCAgcacctgtccccaggtgtccccagtgtcccctcagtgtccccattgtcccctcgctgtccccactgtcccctcagtgtccccagtgtccccagtgtccccctcaCTGGTCACTGGTCCAGCATGAGCTCGCAGGCTCGGGCCAGCTCGCCCAGtacctgtccccaggtgtccccagtgtccccttggtgtccccactgtccccagtgtcccccctcactggtcagtggtcactgctccagcatgagctCGCAGGCTCGGCCCAGCTCGCCCAgcacctgtccccaggtgtccccaatgtccccaggtgctctcaggtgtccccaatgtcccctcagtgtccccattgtcccctcgctgtccccaatgtcccctcagtgtccccattgtcccctcgctgtccccactgtcccctcggtgtccccagtgtccccagtgtccccctcaGTGGTCACTGGTCCAGCATGAGCTCGCAGGCTCGGGCCAGCTCGCCCAgcacctgtccccaggtgtccccagtgtcccctcagtgtccccattgtcccctcgctgtccccactgtcccctcagtgtccccagtgtccccctcaCTGGTCAGTGGTCACTGGTCCAGCATGAGCTCGCAGGCTCGGCCCAGCTCGCCCAgcacctgtccccaggtgtccccagtgtccccttggTGTCCCcttggtgtccccaggtgtccccagtgtccccaggtgctctcaggtgtccccaatgtcccctcagtgtccccattgtcccctcgctgtccccactgtcccctcagtgtccccagtgtccccagtgtccccctcaGTGGTCACTGGTCCAGCATGAGCTCGCAGGCTCGGCCCAGCTCGCCCAGGCGCCGCCGGGCGTAGTCCAGCCGGTTCAGGGCCAGCTGGCAGCTCTTGCGGGCGGCGTAGCTGGAGCCCTCGTGGGGCTGGCCCGTGGCCACCTGCGCAGGGAGGGACACGCCTGGCACCCCGAAACACCTCcagaacacacctgggacaccccaaaaacacctggCACCCCCGAAACACCCCcagaacacacctgggacaccccaaaaacacctggCACCCCCGAAACACCTCCAGaacacacctgggaccccccaaaaacacctagGACCCCTGAAACACCCCcagaacacacctgggacaccccaaaaacacctgggACCCCCGAAACGCCCCCAGaacacacctgggacccccgaAACATCTCcagaacacacctgggacaccccaaaaacacctgggacaccccaaacacccccagaacacacctgggacccccgaAACACCCCcagaacacacctgggacaccccaaaaacacctgggATCCCCGAAACATCCCCAGaacacacctgggacccccaaaaacccccaaaacccacctgggaTCCccgaaaaacaccccaaaaacacctgggACCCTTGaaacaccccccaaacccacctgggacccccaaaacacgcccaaaactgccccaaaaacccacctgggacccccccaaacccacctgggactccccaaaacccacctgggaccaccccaaaccccctcaaactcctcccaaacccacctgggactccccaaacccacctgggactccccaaaacccacttgggagccccccaaactcccccaaaatcctcccaaacccacctgagaccaccccaaacccacctgggacccccccaaacccccccaaaaccctcccaaacccacctgagactccccaaaacccacctgggaccccccaaacccccccaaaaccctcccaaacccacctgggacCCTCCCAAACCTACCTGGGACCCCCTaaacccacctgggaccccccaaacccacctgagactccccaaaacccacctgggacccctccaaacccccccaaaatcctcccaaacctACCTgagaccaccccaaacccccccgggaccccccaaacccccccgggggCCGGGCAGGCCTCACCTGGGTCAGGTAGCGGATCTGGGCCGAGAGCTCGGCCTCCACCTTGGCCACGGCGGCACCGAACTGGGCGGCCTGGCGGTCCAGGTgccgctcctggggcttctCCTTGGACAGCTCCAGGATCACCAaccctggggggcacctgggtcacacctgggcacacctgggggcacctgggcacacctgggcacacccagcCCCCTGCCCGGGCGGTCCAGGTgccgctcctggggcttctCCTTGGACAGCTCCAGGATCACCAACcctgggggggcacctgggtcacacctgggggcacctgggcacacctggggcacacctggggcacacctgggggcacctgggcacacctgtgggggcacctggggcacacctgggggtacctgggggtatctgggtcacacctggggcacacctgggggcacctgggacacacctgggagcacctggggacacctgggggtaccttggggcacctgggacacaccggggggcacctgggtcacacctgggcacacctggggcacacctgggggcacccctggacacacctgggcgcacctgggcacacctgggtcacacctgggacatacctgggacacacctgggggcacctgggcacacctgggacataCCTGGGAcatacctgggggcacctgggcacacctgggggcacctgggcacacctgggggtacctagggcacacctgggacacacctggcaccccctgccccctccccggccccctccccgTGACCTCTGACCCCGCTGAGGCCCGCCCCTCCGTCACCATGGCAACCGAAAGCCCCGCCCACCGCGCAACCGGAAGTGCCTCCCCGCAccgccccccacccccacaAAAAACCACTGGgaccccgccccctcccgccgGGCCCCTCCCGCCCCTCCGGCCCCGCGCACCCGCGTTCTGCAGGGAGGCGCCGATCTcccgctccagctcctccagcgcCCGCAGCCGCTCGTTCGCCACCCCGAACCCCGCCATGCCTTCCCGCGCCGCCGCTTCCGGCTCCTCCTCGGGGCGCTTCCGGTGCCCGCCGCCAATGGCAGCGCGGAGCTCCGCGTCACGTGACGGGAAGCGCCCGCCAAGGGGGACGCTCTGGGCGGAACTCGATGGTGGCAGCGCCTTTCCCGCCGTGGCCGCTCTGGGAAATCTCGGTGGTTTCGGGTCCTCCGGGGTCGGTTGAGCGTCGCGAAACCGCTTAAATCGCCCCAAATTCGCCGCGAAACCGCCCGGAACCGCCTCAAAATCAGGCGCAGCTCCTTTACGAGAGTTCATTCATCGCAACCGCGCCCTCGATCCCCCTCAGACTCAGCCGTGGGGGGGGGCGGCAGGAGACCTCGAGGCGCGATTTGGGACGCGCTTCCCCCCTCTTTGTGCCGCTTCCCTTCAGGCCCCGCCCCTTCATTCCCTTTTACGGCGCTCTCTGCGCTAAGCCACGCCCCCAATTCCCTTTTATGGAGCCGCTCCTccccaggccacgcccccgATTCCCTTTTATGGCGCTGCTCCCGAAGCCCCGCCCACTCTCCCCTCacgctggccccgcccccgtTTTTCCCGCGCTGTGACGTCATCGCCCGGCGCCGGTGAAGGAGCAGCgatggcggcggtggcggcccCGCGGGCCCCTCCGGCCGCGCCGCTGCTCGAGGCGCTCTCGGCGCTCTCGGCGCTGCCCCCGCACCGCCGGGCGATGCCCGGGCTCGTCCGCGGCCTCCGCGACAGCGCCGGCACCCAGGTACCGCCTGAGGGGAAACCGcgcccccacccccacccaccGCCGCCTCGGGGATGGCGACCCCGCCTCAGGGATCGAAACACcgccaaaaacccaaaatccgGGATCCACCTCAGGGACCGGGATCGGGATCTCCTCAAAAACCGGGATCCCCCTcagggatcgggatcgggaccTCCCCAAAAACCGGGATCCCCCTCAGGGACCGAAACACCCCCAACCGCACCCAAAAACCGGGATCCACCTcagggatcgggatcgggaccTCCCCAAAAACCGGGATCCCCCTCAGGGACCGAAACACCCCCAACCGCACCCAAAAACCGGGATCCACCTcagggatcgggatcgggatctcCCCAAAAACCGGGATCCCCCTCAGGGATCGAAACACCCCCAACCGCACCCAAAAACCGGGATCCACCTcagggatcgggatcgggatctcCCCAAAAACCGGGATCCCCCTCAGGGATCGAAACAGCATCTCAGGGATCGGAATCCCCCCCACAAAAACCGGGATCCACCTCAGGGAATGGGATCCCCCCTCAGGGATCggaatccccccccaaaaaaccgggATCCCTCTTAGGGATCGAATCACCCCCAACCGCACCCAAAAACCGGGATTCCCCCTCAGGGATCGGGCCCGGGACCTCCAAAAAATGGGATCCCCCTCAGGgatcaggaccccccccccaaaaactggGATCCCCCTCAGGAatcagaccccccccccccccaaaaaccgggaTCCCCCCTCAGGGAtcgggaaccccccaaaaaccgggaTCCCCCTCAGGAATCgggaccgggaccccccccaaaaaccgggaTCCACCTCAGGGAATGGGATCTCCCCTCAGGGATCGGAATCCTCCCCCCTAAAACCGGGATCCCTCTtagggattgggactgggacccccaaaaaccgggATCCCCCTCAGGGAATGGGATCCCCCCTCGGGGACCgggaccaccccaaaaatccgggATCCACCTCAGGGATCGAAACACCCCCAGGCTGACCACTGACCCTGAGTGCCCCATGAGTGCCCCCTGAGGGACCCCTGAGGGACCCCTGAGGGACCCCTGAgggacccctgggtgccccctgggtgacccctgagtgacccctgagtgccccctgggtgccccctgagtgacccctgagtgacccctgctgaccactgacccctcctgacccctgggtgccccctgagtgacccctgggtgccccctgctgaccactgacccctcctgacccctgggtgccccctgagtgacccctgggtgccccctgagtgacccctgggtgccccctgctgaccactgacccctgggtgccccctgggtgccccctgagtgcccctTGGGTgatccctgagtgacccctgctgaccactgacccctgggtgccccctgagtgacccctgagtgccccctgggtgccccctgggtgccccctgggtgccccctgtGTGACCCCTGCTGACCactgacccctgggtgccccctgagtgccccctgagtgccccctgggtgccccctgctgaccactgacccctcctgACCCCTcctgacccctgggtgccccctgggtgacccctgggtgccccctgctgaccactgacccctcctgacccctgggtgacccctgggtgccccctggGTGCCTCCTGctgaccactgacccctcctgacccctgggtgccccctgggtgccccctgtccccccaggcCGCCCTCGGGGGCCTCCTCGGCATCACCAGCGCCCGCCTGAGCTCCATGAAGACGCGGTGAGTGACAGCAGCGCCGGCCAATCAgagcgcggcggcggccgcccgccgccgcctccccatTGGCTGCCGCTGAGGGTGGGTGGGGCTGGGCGATCGGCCAATCAACGCACGGCCTGGGGGCGGGGCCGACTCGGCGGCCAATGAGAGGCCTCTTCCGGCTCAGCTGGGCTGCCATTGGCTGGGGAGGAGCCAATCAGGGCGGGTTTTAGCCCTGGAGACAGGACAGCCAATCAggaggagggggcgtggcctcttTCAGCTCACTGCTCCTTGATTGGCTGAGCTGTTGTGGGCGGGGCTTTCAGCAGCCAATCCAAAGCTGCCGTTGTTGGATATTTAACTCTTGGGGGTGGGGCTTGCTCCTCATTGGCTGCTGGGTGTGGGGTGGGCGTGTCCGGGCTCAGCCAATGGCAGGGCGGGGCAGGGGGCGTGTCCCGGCTCAGCCAATGGCAGGGCAGTGCCCGGGGGGTGGGTCTGGGCTCAGCCAATGGCGTTGCAGGTTGGAGGGGTGGGgcagggggcggggcccggctcAGCCAATGGCAGGGCAGTGTCTAGGGGCGTGTCCGGGCTCAGCCAATGGCGTTGCAGGTTCAAGGGGTAGGGTGGGGCAGGGGGGCGTGTCCTGGCTCAGCCAATGGCAGGGCCGTGCCCGGGGGCGTGTCCGGGCTCAGCCAATGGCAGGGCCGTGCCCGGGGAGCATGTCCAGGCTCAGCCAATGGCGTTGTAGCTTcaaggggcggggcaggggggGCGTGTCCGGGCTCAGCCAATGGCAGGGCCATGCCTGGGGGGCGTGTCCTGGCTCAGCCAATGGCGTTGCAGCTTCgaggggcggggcagggggcGTGTCCGGGCTCAGCCAATGGCAGGGCCGTGCCCGGGGGCGTGTCCGGGCTCAGCCAATGGCAGGGCCGTGCCCGGGGGCGTGTCCGGGCTCAGCCAATGGCAGGGCCGTGCCCGGGGGCGTGTCCGGGCTCAGCCAATGGCAGGGCGGGGCAGGGGGGTGTGTCCGGGCTCAGCCAATGGCAGGGCCgtgcccgggggggggggggggggcgtgtcCCGGCTCAGCCAATGGCGTTGCAGCTTTgaggggcggggcagggggcGTGTCCGGTCTCAGCCAATGGCGGGGGCGTGTCCGGGCTCAGCCAATGGCGTTGCAGCTTTgaggggcggggcaggggggGCGTGTCCGGGCTCAGCCAATGGCAGGGCCGTGCCCGGGGGCGTGTCCCGGCTCAGCCAATGGCAGGGCCATGCCCGGGGGAGTGTCCGGGCTCAGCCAATGGCAGGGCCGTGCCCAGTGGCGTGTCCCGGCTCAGCCaatggcagggctgtgctcgTGGGCCGTGTCCGGGCTCAGCCAATGGCGTTGCAGCTTTgaggggcggggcagggggcGTGTCCGGTCTCAGCCAATGGCGTTGCAGCTTCGAGGGGCTGtgcctgctgtccctgctggtcACCGAGAGCCCCAGCGAGGCcttccagcagcactgcctgggctggctgcgcctcctgcagcacctgctccaggtgagaGCGGGGCGGGCACCTgcggggcacctggggggcacctgggggggcgtGGGGGGCACCTCGGGGGGtcggacacacctgggggcacctgggcacacctgggggcaactgggacacacctggggacacacctggggcacacctggggcacacctgggacacacctgggcacacccagacacacctgggcacagctgggggcacctgggcacacacctgggcacacctgggacacacctgggcacacctggggcacacctgggacacacctgggcacacctgggcacacctgggcacacacctgggcacacacctgggcacacctgggacacacctgggcacacctggggcacacctgggacacacctgggcacacctgggcacacctgggcacacacctgggcacacacctgggcacacctgggacacacctgggcacacctgggcacacacctgggcacacctgggacacacctgggcacacacctggggcacacctgggcacacctggggcacacctgagcacacctgggcacacctgggacacacctggggcacacctgggcacagctggggcacacACCTAACgatttttgggggtgattttaatgatttttgggggtgattttaatgatttttgggggtgattttaatgatttttggggtggttttaacAAATTTTGAGGGGATCTTAATgctttttttggtgattttaatgattttgggggtggttttaaCGATTTTTAGAATGATTTTAACGATTTCTAGGGTGATTTTAACAAATTCTGGGCTGGTTTTAACAAATACTGGCATGGttttaaggatttttggggtgaccttaacaatttttggggtggttttaatgatttttggggtggttttaacGATTTTTGGGGCGACTTCAacgatttttggggtgattttaacgatttttggggtggttttaatgatttctggggtggttttaaCAAATTTCAGCCTGGTTTTAacgatttttggggtgattttaacgatttttggggcgattttaaCCCTTTTTGGGGCGATTCTCGCTCGTTCCGGGCTCCTTCCCGTCGGTTTTGGTGCCGTTCCCACCAATCCCGGCCTCTCCCGGGGCCGTTTCGagcggggttttttttggggggtgggggtgggggagggggatctcagattttggggaggggtcctgacCCTGCCCGGGCCCCCCCAGTcgcaggacccccccccccacggtGGCGCTGGGGGTGTCGgtgctgcgggagctgctgcgGTTCTCGGCACAGCTGCCGGAGCTGGCGCGGGACATCGGCACCAACCACATCCCGGGCATCCTCACCTCGCTGCTCGCCCTGCGCCCCGAGGTACCCAGAGTTCAGGAAATGGGGCAAAAACgggcaaaaatgggaaaaacgggaaaaaacccgggaaaaaatggggtaaaaatgggTTAAAATGGGTAAAAAGGGGGCGGGATATCGGCACCCAGCACATCCCGGGCATCCTCACCTCGCTGCTCGCCCTGCGCCCCGAGGTACCCAGGGGTGGGAGAAATGGGGCAAAAACGGGCAAAaacgggaaaaatgggaaaaaacccgGGAAAAAACGGggttaaaatgagaaaaaacagagttaaaatgggaaaaaaaggagtaaaaatggggttaaaatggggaaaaaaagggtaaaaatgaGGATAAAACGGgtaaaaaaacgggaaaaaaaaggggtttaaatgggttaaaaatggggttaaaatgggttaaaatggggttaaaaatggggtttaAATGGGTTAAAATGGGTAAAAAGGGGGCGGGACATCGGCACCCAGCACATCCCGGGCATCCTCACCTCGCTGCTCGCCCTGCGGCCCGAGGTACCCGGGGGTGGGGAAATGGGGCAAAAACgggcaaaaatgggaaaaatagaaaaaaaaaccggGAAAAAACGGggttaaaatgagaaaaaacggagttaaaatgggaaaaatggagtAAAAACGGggttaaaatgggaaaaagcggggtaaaaatggggataaaaggggtaaaaaacagggaaaaaatggggtttaAATGGGTTAAAAAGGGGCTAaaatgggttaaaaatggggttaAAATGGGTTGAAATGGGTTAaaatgggttaaaaatgggtaaaaagggGGCGGGACATCAGCACCAAGCACATCCCGGGCATCCTCACCTCGCTGCTCGCCCTGCGGCCCGAGGTACCCAGGGGTGGGAGAAATGGGGCAAAAACgggcaaaaatgggaaaaaacgaggttaaaatgagaaaaaatgggaaaaaatggggtaaAAACGGGGTtaaaatgggtaaaaatgggtaaaaatgggGCGGGACATCGGCACCCAGCACATCCCGG includes the following:
- the LOC138101652 gene encoding uncharacterized protein; the protein is MNSRKGAAPDFEAVPGGFAANLGRFKRFRDAQPTPEDPKPPRFPRAATAGKALPPSSSAQSVPLGGRFPSRDAELRAAIGGGHRKRPEEEPEAAAREGMAGFGVANERLRALEELEREIGASLQNAGLVILELSKEKPQERHLDRPGRGLGLVILELSKEKPQERHLDRQAAQFGAAVAKVEAELSAQIRYLTQVATGQPHEGSSYAARKSCQLALNRLDYARRRLGELGRACELMLDQ